A region from the Paenibacillus humicola genome encodes:
- a CDS encoding exodeoxyribonuclease III — protein sequence MRLVSWNVNGLRACVKKGFLDYFKQTDADIFCVQETKLQEGQIELACGEEYEQFWNHAQKKGYSGTAVFTKIKPLSVRYGMEKDHEPEGRIITLEFDRFYLVTVYTPNAKRDLARLPYRVEWEDRFRAYLEQLDARKPVLACGDLNVAHQEIDIKNAKSNHGNSGFTPEERGKMTALLEAGFVDTFRHFYPERDDAFSWWSNMPGVRERNVGWRIDYVLASERLSGNLIDARIDAHVLGSDHCPVVLEMRDLQAEAE from the coding sequence ATCAGACTGGTTTCATGGAACGTCAACGGCCTGCGAGCGTGCGTGAAGAAGGGTTTCCTCGACTATTTCAAACAGACGGACGCGGACATTTTCTGCGTGCAGGAAACGAAGCTGCAGGAAGGCCAAATCGAGCTGGCGTGTGGCGAGGAGTACGAGCAATTCTGGAATCACGCGCAAAAGAAAGGGTATTCCGGCACCGCCGTATTTACGAAAATCAAGCCGCTTTCGGTCCGGTACGGAATGGAGAAGGACCACGAGCCGGAGGGGCGGATCATAACGCTGGAGTTTGACCGCTTTTATCTCGTTACCGTCTATACGCCGAACGCGAAGCGCGACCTGGCCAGGCTGCCCTACCGGGTGGAATGGGAAGACCGGTTCCGGGCTTACCTGGAACAGCTCGATGCGCGGAAGCCGGTGCTGGCGTGCGGCGACCTGAACGTGGCGCATCAGGAAATCGATATCAAGAACGCCAAGTCCAACCACGGCAATTCCGGCTTTACGCCGGAGGAGCGGGGGAAAATGACCGCCCTCCTGGAGGCGGGCTTCGTCGATACGTTCCGCCACTTTTATCCCGAGCGGGACGATGCGTTTTCCTGGTGGTCGAACATGCCGGGCGTCCGGGAGCGGAACGTCGGGTGGCGGATCGATTATGTTCTCGCTTCCGAGCGGCTGAGCGGGAACCTGATCGACGCCCGCATCGATGCCCACGTACTCGGAAGCGACCATTGTCCCGTCGTGCTGGAAATGCGTGACCTTCAAGCAGAAGCGGAGTAA
- a CDS encoding ABC transporter permease, which produces MDRSASALWLARVRAFRSESLPYFRDMARSGVPSVAMLLLLTGLAGYTQLLQNVPPSLPIAEIGTVLLTLAVCWSPLRTWLREADIVFLVPREAEMGLYLRNSLRRSAGFGIARAAAVCAAYLPLYAHGTGRLAPPAVLAAVLALKLANDAGAWQERRLVWSRPRRGMRLLRWAATAVALAALLKAAPWFAAAYIAAAAALAALLYSRLQRYQLPWLRLIAEEARTRRRYYVFFSAFADVPAESARVSARRYASWAAGRIRYRHRSAFAYLYANTLIRTEIGGVVVRFTLFGTFAGWLAAYSALWSGWGAAGVFLLFVWLTGIQLGALAGAHRHSVWRHVYPLQETYRQAALLAIDRIAMLACALVLWVPHALLLPARGAGLPAWIAGLIAAIYILVARPARLKRTFTAMDDE; this is translated from the coding sequence ATGGACCGGTCGGCTAGTGCGCTCTGGCTCGCAAGAGTACGCGCGTTCCGGAGCGAGTCGCTGCCTTATTTCCGCGATATGGCGCGAAGCGGCGTGCCGAGCGTCGCCATGCTGCTGCTCCTCACCGGCCTGGCCGGTTACACGCAGCTGCTGCAAAACGTGCCGCCGTCCCTTCCGATTGCGGAGATCGGCACGGTGCTGCTGACGCTTGCCGTCTGCTGGAGTCCGCTGAGAACCTGGCTGCGCGAGGCGGACATTGTCTTTCTGGTTCCGCGCGAGGCGGAGATGGGCCTCTATTTGCGGAACTCTCTTCGCCGCAGCGCCGGCTTCGGCATCGCGCGTGCCGCCGCCGTCTGCGCGGCTTACCTGCCGCTGTACGCGCACGGCACCGGCCGGCTAGCGCCGCCGGCGGTGCTGGCGGCGGTGCTGGCGCTGAAGCTGGCGAACGACGCCGGCGCCTGGCAGGAGCGGCGTCTGGTGTGGAGCAGGCCGCGGCGCGGCATGCGCCTTTTGCGCTGGGCGGCGACGGCGGTCGCGCTGGCGGCGCTGTTGAAGGCCGCGCCGTGGTTTGCCGCCGCCTATATCGCGGCGGCTGCCGCGCTGGCGGCGCTGCTCTACAGCCGGCTGCAGCGTTACCAGCTGCCGTGGCTGCGGCTGATCGCCGAGGAGGCCCGGACGCGGCGGCGGTACTACGTCTTTTTCAGCGCGTTCGCCGACGTGCCGGCGGAGTCGGCGCGCGTCTCGGCGAGGCGGTACGCGTCTTGGGCCGCCGGGCGGATTCGCTACCGGCACCGGAGCGCGTTCGCGTATCTGTACGCGAATACCTTGATCCGTACGGAGATCGGCGGCGTCGTGGTCCGCTTCACGCTGTTCGGTACCTTTGCGGGCTGGCTCGCCGCCTATTCCGCGCTGTGGTCGGGCTGGGGCGCAGCCGGCGTTTTCCTGCTGTTCGTCTGGCTGACCGGCATCCAGCTCGGCGCGCTGGCCGGGGCGCACCGCCATTCCGTCTGGCGCCACGTCTACCCGCTGCAGGAGACGTACCGCCAAGCCGCGCTGCTTGCGATCGACCGCATCGCCATGCTGGCGTGCGCGCTTGTCCTCTGGGTGCCGCACGCGCTTCTGCTGCCTGCGCGGGGCGCCGGCCTGCCGGCCTGGATCGCGGGGCTGATTGCCGCTATCTACATCCTCGTCGCCCGGCCGGCCCGGCTGAAGCGGACATTCACCGCTATGGACGACGAATAG
- a CDS encoding ABC transporter ATP-binding protein, with product MHPVLEVKGLTGGYSQRRPVLHELSFTVNAGHIVGLIGLNGAGKSTAIKHILGLMHPHRGEIRVLGHTLAENPEQYRGSLAFVPETPLLFDELTVEEHLRLTGMAYDVPEESYTRRSGQLMDEFYMTGKRKAFAAHLSKGMRQKVMIMNALLARPALYVIDEPFLGLDPLGIRSLLDKLAEVREEGSAVFMSSHILSTVETYCDRFIVLHQGSILVQGTLEDVCAKAGVRTGSGSLEEAFYRLTANGGPHGPVG from the coding sequence ATGCATCCGGTATTGGAGGTTAAGGGGCTGACTGGCGGCTACAGCCAGCGGCGCCCGGTTCTGCACGAGCTGTCGTTTACCGTGAACGCCGGGCACATCGTCGGGTTAATCGGGCTGAACGGGGCGGGCAAAAGCACGGCGATCAAGCATATTCTCGGCCTGATGCATCCGCATCGCGGCGAAATTCGCGTGCTGGGGCATACGCTGGCCGAAAATCCGGAGCAGTATCGCGGCTCGCTCGCGTTTGTGCCGGAGACGCCGCTGCTGTTCGACGAATTGACGGTGGAGGAGCATTTGCGGCTGACGGGGATGGCCTACGATGTTCCGGAGGAATCGTACACCCGGCGGAGCGGGCAGCTGATGGACGAATTTTATATGACGGGAAAACGGAAGGCGTTTGCCGCCCATTTGTCGAAGGGGATGCGGCAGAAGGTCATGATCATGAACGCGCTGCTTGCCCGCCCGGCGCTGTATGTGATCGACGAGCCCTTTCTCGGGCTCGATCCGCTCGGCATCCGCTCGCTCCTGGACAAGCTGGCCGAGGTCAGGGAGGAAGGCTCGGCGGTCTTCATGAGCTCGCATATTTTATCGACGGTGGAGACGTATTGCGACCGTTTTATCGTGCTGCATCAGGGCTCGATTCTCGTGCAGGGAACGCTGGAGGACGTATGCGCCAAGGCGGGCGTCCGGACCGGCAGCGGCTCGCTCGAAGAAGCGTTCTACCGGCTGACCGCAAACGGAGGACCGCATGGACCGGTCGGCTAG
- a CDS encoding 23S rRNA (adenine(2030)-N(6))-methyltransferase RlmJ codes for MPYTHYGEIGDIWKHLPLCSILNEERPASYVETNAAYPAYRLDRTENRNFGIYYLFEQAGRDHRQTIGRSDYMKLVGRIPGNQGNELHAYLGSPGLAMNMLRNSSRYLFCDIEKEPLQRITEYAERQGLITQVRTMQGDSVDRLWHDIDGMGPETFLHIDPYRIFERNGSGRCYFDLFAKAAERGIKTMLWYGFETLDDRSDLHAKMRASLPVRVTELYGREIYVESIGQSVISVNPGVPGCGILTANLSQASVTACRRHAAELETVYRQARFQDRAAGLIVAEIRL; via the coding sequence ATGCCCTATACGCATTACGGGGAAATCGGGGACATTTGGAAGCACCTTCCCTTATGTTCGATTCTGAACGAGGAACGGCCGGCGTCCTATGTCGAAACGAATGCCGCTTATCCGGCCTATCGGCTGGACCGGACCGAGAACCGAAATTTCGGCATTTATTATTTGTTCGAGCAGGCTGGCCGCGATCACCGGCAGACGATCGGCCGGTCCGATTATATGAAGCTTGTCGGCCGCATTCCCGGCAACCAGGGAAATGAGCTCCATGCCTATCTCGGTTCTCCCGGCTTGGCCATGAACATGTTGAGGAATTCGAGCCGCTACCTGTTTTGCGATATCGAAAAGGAGCCATTGCAGCGGATTACGGAATACGCCGAACGGCAGGGACTGATCACGCAAGTGCGGACCATGCAGGGCGACTCGGTCGATCGTCTTTGGCATGACATCGACGGCATGGGGCCGGAGACGTTCCTTCATATCGATCCGTACCGTATTTTCGAGCGCAACGGCAGCGGCCGCTGTTATTTCGATCTTTTTGCAAAAGCCGCCGAACGCGGGATCAAAACGATGCTGTGGTACGGATTTGAAACGCTTGACGACCGGTCGGACCTCCATGCCAAAATGCGCGCCTCCCTGCCGGTTCGCGTCACGGAGCTGTACGGCCGGGAAATATATGTGGAGTCGATCGGGCAGTCCGTCATAAGCGTGAACCCCGGCGTGCCGGGATGCGGCATCCTGACCGCCAATCTGTCTCAAGCCTCGGTCACGGCATGCAGGAGACATGCGGCCGAGCTGGAGACCGTCTACCGGCAGGCCCGGTTTCAAGACCGGGCCGCGGGTTTGATTGTCGCGGAAATCCGCTTGTAA
- a CDS encoding RDD family protein, producing the protein MNGSETPGRPYAPVRRRMLAFLLDYIFIACYLALLSGAGLLARPVMVSLFTHGVWTAELAGFLMLTLPVALYFGLSEGSGSHATWGKRKMGIRVARADGRPLGFGVSLLRSAVKFAPWELAHFTIWRLVLPSGSPAYAVNALLILVYVLVLAYLISPFLNKRRQSLYDAAAGTVVCLNRESDSRLLRQ; encoded by the coding sequence ATGAACGGCTCGGAGACGCCCGGCAGGCCGTATGCCCCGGTGCGTAGACGGATGCTCGCTTTTTTGCTGGATTACATCTTCATTGCCTGCTATTTGGCGCTGCTGTCGGGAGCGGGGCTGCTCGCCCGTCCGGTTATGGTTTCACTGTTCACACACGGCGTGTGGACGGCCGAGCTGGCCGGTTTTCTGATGCTCACGCTGCCGGTCGCGCTTTATTTTGGTTTAAGCGAAGGCTCGGGGTCGCATGCGACCTGGGGAAAACGGAAAATGGGCATCCGCGTCGCGCGCGCGGACGGCAGGCCGCTCGGATTCGGCGTTTCGCTGCTGCGGTCGGCGGTCAAATTCGCGCCGTGGGAGCTCGCCCATTTTACGATCTGGCGGCTGGTACTGCCCAGCGGCTCTCCGGCATATGCGGTCAACGCGCTGCTGATCCTCGTTTATGTTCTCGTTCTGGCCTATCTGATCAGCCCGTTCCTGAACAAGCGCAGGCAGTCGCTCTACGACGCGGCTGCAGGAACGGTCGTCTGCCTGAACCGGGAGTCCGATAGCAGGCTGCTTCGCCAATGA
- a CDS encoding S-layer homology domain-containing protein, producing MMRKGTMKKAAITSMALLTLAGGASSAFADGKGKGHGQDGHKDAVRGNGKAGASITLHFKDEKELKWALQYIVRLASKGVFNGYEDGTFKPHQSISRIETIVAAVRLMGLKEQAESQAEMSTKLNFKDADLLAKKYPWAVGYAAVALEKDLFAETADAIQPNKPATRLYAATLLVKALGLEAEAQAKANTHLSFKDADKIPAGSVGYVAVAIEKGIVTGYGDNTFRPNQPVTRAELAALLDRTDQDIPDNDGTAITGKLKAAASNGAVTIVKPDNTEVTVAVDNGVFIFRDNIRVSLGALQAGDEVSVRTDGGKAIFIEVTKDEPQSAVVVQAGTLNSVMLNAQGKIAFVSITKDVANGTQAIILNADKNVSVIGDTAKLTQGQAVELTLANGLVTSIKIV from the coding sequence ATGATGAGAAAAGGGACGATGAAGAAAGCCGCGATTACCTCGATGGCGTTGTTGACGCTTGCCGGAGGCGCTTCCAGTGCCTTTGCGGACGGCAAAGGCAAAGGGCACGGACAGGACGGCCACAAGGACGCCGTACGCGGAAACGGCAAAGCGGGAGCGTCGATCACCCTCCATTTCAAGGACGAGAAGGAGCTGAAATGGGCGCTGCAATATATCGTCCGCCTCGCGTCGAAAGGCGTTTTCAACGGCTATGAGGACGGCACGTTCAAGCCGCACCAATCGATTTCGCGCATCGAAACGATCGTGGCGGCGGTGAGATTGATGGGCCTTAAGGAACAGGCCGAGTCGCAGGCGGAGATGAGCACGAAGCTTAACTTCAAGGACGCCGACCTGCTGGCGAAAAAATATCCGTGGGCGGTCGGTTATGCCGCCGTCGCATTGGAGAAGGATCTGTTCGCCGAAACGGCCGATGCGATCCAGCCGAACAAGCCCGCAACCCGCCTGTATGCCGCGACGCTGCTCGTGAAGGCGCTTGGACTGGAAGCGGAGGCGCAGGCGAAAGCAAATACGCACCTTTCTTTCAAGGACGCGGATAAAATTCCGGCCGGCTCGGTCGGCTATGTCGCCGTCGCGATCGAGAAAGGCATCGTAACCGGCTACGGCGACAACACGTTCCGGCCGAACCAGCCGGTTACCCGCGCCGAGCTCGCGGCGCTGCTCGACCGGACCGATCAGGACATTCCGGATAACGACGGCACGGCGATTACGGGCAAGCTGAAAGCGGCCGCTTCGAACGGCGCGGTTACGATCGTGAAACCGGACAATACTGAAGTGACTGTCGCGGTCGATAACGGCGTGTTCATTTTCCGGGACAATATCCGGGTATCGCTCGGGGCGCTTCAAGCCGGCGACGAAGTGTCCGTGCGCACGGACGGCGGCAAAGCGATCTTCATCGAGGTAACGAAGGACGAGCCGCAAAGCGCGGTTGTCGTCCAGGCGGGCACGCTCAATTCGGTCATGCTGAACGCGCAGGGCAAAATCGCCTTCGTTTCGATTACGAAGGACGTTGCGAACGGGACGCAGGCGATTATCCTGAACGCGGACAAGAACGTTTCCGTCATCGGTGATACGGCGAAGCTGACGCAAGGCCAGGCGGTCGAATTGACGCTCGCGAACGGTCTCGTGACTTCGATCAAAATCGTATAA
- a CDS encoding ABC transporter substrate-binding protein, translating to MKKSLWLMLVAVLSCSLALSACSGGKNAGSGDGNGGTGAAAGSGTGSGQDTKPVDITFFAPQGKAPLEDNDYTKLVEKKFNVNIKWDLAPADALTDRRQLLLASGDYPEVFLEGKFTNTDLLTYGMQGVFIPLNDLIDKYAPNIKAMMAKKPYFKDAMTAPDGNIYGIPRLNECYHCTFSQKYWINKDWLDKLGLKVPTTTDELYTVLKAFKTKDPNGNGKADEIPLTGAPNKYVWNGNIDAFLMNAFIYNDNDKYLTVSGGKVDFAANKPQWKEGLAYMHKLYKEGLIDPASFTQNDQALGQLGNREGDEIVGSVTTALVSYLVNVYDDTITRHKHWVIVPPLKGPEGVQLAGESQGISEFEFAITNKASEAQQIAAIKIADYAFSEEGALYSEYGPEQGIGWNLAGPNEKNIEGKPAKYTFENLKPQDPNAVINNSWSLLGPKDLSKEFRDLFAASQDPLSSKGYERRLADATKQYEPYGPKEVYPTGVYIRPEDADMAAQLTTSIKDYVQSNMAQFIIGDKDIDKDWDAYVKGFDGLNLAKYIQIYQDAIQK from the coding sequence TTGAAAAAATCATTGTGGCTGATGCTTGTTGCCGTGCTGTCCTGCAGTCTGGCGCTGTCCGCATGCTCAGGCGGCAAAAATGCGGGATCCGGCGATGGAAACGGAGGCACGGGCGCTGCAGCCGGCAGCGGCACCGGAAGCGGTCAAGATACGAAGCCGGTCGACATTACCTTTTTCGCGCCGCAGGGGAAAGCGCCGCTCGAGGACAACGATTACACGAAGCTGGTCGAGAAGAAGTTTAATGTCAACATCAAGTGGGACCTGGCTCCGGCGGATGCGCTGACGGACCGGCGGCAGCTGCTGCTGGCCAGCGGCGATTACCCCGAAGTGTTCCTGGAAGGAAAGTTCACGAACACGGATTTGCTCACATACGGCATGCAGGGCGTATTTATCCCGCTGAACGACCTGATCGACAAATATGCGCCGAACATTAAGGCGATGATGGCCAAGAAGCCGTATTTCAAGGACGCGATGACGGCGCCGGACGGCAACATTTACGGGATTCCGCGCCTGAACGAATGCTACCACTGCACCTTTTCGCAGAAGTACTGGATCAACAAGGATTGGCTCGACAAGCTCGGGCTGAAGGTGCCGACGACGACGGACGAGCTGTACACCGTGCTGAAGGCGTTCAAGACGAAGGACCCGAACGGCAACGGCAAAGCCGACGAAATTCCGCTGACGGGCGCCCCCAACAAATACGTCTGGAACGGCAATATCGACGCCTTCCTGATGAACGCGTTTATTTACAACGACAACGACAAATATTTGACGGTATCCGGGGGCAAAGTCGACTTCGCAGCGAACAAGCCGCAGTGGAAGGAAGGCTTGGCCTACATGCATAAGCTCTACAAGGAAGGGCTTATCGATCCGGCGTCGTTCACGCAGAACGACCAGGCGCTGGGGCAGCTCGGCAACCGCGAAGGCGACGAAATCGTCGGTTCCGTCACGACGGCGCTGGTCAGCTATCTCGTCAATGTGTACGACGATACGATTACCCGCCATAAGCACTGGGTGATCGTGCCGCCGCTGAAGGGGCCGGAAGGCGTTCAGCTCGCGGGCGAGTCGCAGGGCATCAGCGAGTTCGAGTTTGCGATTACGAACAAGGCGAGCGAAGCGCAGCAAATCGCGGCGATCAAAATCGCGGATTATGCGTTCAGCGAGGAAGGCGCGCTGTACAGCGAGTACGGGCCGGAGCAGGGCATCGGCTGGAACCTGGCCGGTCCGAACGAGAAAAATATCGAGGGCAAGCCGGCGAAATACACGTTTGAAAATTTGAAGCCGCAGGACCCGAACGCCGTGATCAACAACAGCTGGTCGCTGCTCGGCCCGAAGGATTTGTCCAAGGAATTCCGCGACCTGTTCGCTGCGTCGCAGGACCCGCTCAGCTCGAAAGGCTATGAGCGGAGGCTGGCCGACGCGACGAAGCAGTATGAGCCGTACGGACCGAAGGAGGTCTACCCGACCGGCGTCTACATCCGGCCCGAGGATGCGGACATGGCGGCTCAGCTGACGACGTCAATCAAGGATTATGTGCAGTCGAACATGGCGCAGTTCATCATCGGCGACAAGGATATCGACAAGGATTGGGACGCGTACGTAAAGGGCTTCGATGGCCTCAATCTGGCGAAATACATTCAAATTTACCAGGATGCGATCCAGAAATAA
- a CDS encoding carbohydrate ABC transporter permease: protein MNSRNRIREPIGDRLLLAVLYVALIAVMLVVLYPMLYIFSSSLSSPNAVVSGQVWLYPVGLSFRAYESIFHSSQLMLGYYNSIVYTVVGTFINVAFTVLLAFPLAQKQFPGRKIITLLMLFTLFFDGGLIPTYLLVKNLHMLDTRWALWLPGALSVFQVIVARTFFQTSIPEELSEAAQIDGCRDSRYLISVALPLSKPILAVMTLMYAVGHWNAYFDALIYLRSESLFPLQYVLRNVLILNAADPEMLANTAQKLRDQGFEQALKYALIVVACVPVLIMYPFVQKHFVKGVLVGSLKG from the coding sequence ATGAACAGCCGGAACCGCATCCGGGAGCCGATCGGAGACCGCCTGCTGCTGGCCGTCCTTTATGTCGCGCTGATCGCCGTCATGCTCGTCGTGCTGTACCCGATGCTGTATATTTTCAGCTCGTCGCTCAGCTCGCCGAACGCGGTCGTGTCGGGACAGGTATGGTTGTACCCCGTCGGTCTGTCCTTCCGGGCCTACGAGTCCATTTTTCACAGCTCCCAGCTTATGCTGGGCTATTACAACAGCATCGTTTACACCGTGGTCGGCACGTTCATCAACGTCGCGTTCACCGTGCTGCTGGCGTTTCCGCTGGCGCAGAAACAGTTTCCCGGGCGTAAAATCATCACGCTGCTGATGCTGTTCACCCTGTTCTTCGACGGCGGGCTCATCCCGACCTATCTGCTCGTCAAAAACCTGCACATGCTCGATACGCGTTGGGCGCTGTGGCTCCCTGGGGCGCTGTCCGTGTTTCAGGTCATCGTGGCGCGAACCTTTTTCCAAACCTCCATTCCGGAAGAGCTTTCGGAAGCGGCCCAAATCGACGGCTGCCGGGATTCGCGCTATCTGATCAGCGTCGCGCTCCCGCTCTCGAAGCCGATTCTTGCCGTCATGACGCTGATGTACGCGGTCGGGCACTGGAACGCATATTTCGACGCCCTTATTTATTTGCGGTCGGAAAGCCTGTTTCCGCTGCAGTATGTGCTGCGAAACGTGCTCATTCTGAACGCGGCCGACCCGGAGATGCTCGCCAATACCGCCCAGAAGCTGCGCGATCAGGGCTTCGAGCAGGCGCTGAAGTATGCGCTCATCGTCGTGGCCTGCGTCCCGGTGCTCATTATGTACCCGTTCGTGCAGAAGCATTTCGTCAAAGGCGTTCTGGTCGGATCGCTGAAGGGATAA
- a CDS encoding ABC transporter permease, whose translation MNRSLPFRRSQAVKLSRSGRTMNRMKRHWELYLLVFLPVLYLIIFKYVPMAGVQIAFKDFNVVKGIWGSPWVSFKHFGTFFHSPNFWLLIRNTIGISVYSLLAGFPVPILLALALNEVRTGPFKRSVQMITYAPHFISTVVMVSIIILILTPHVGVADRLFSLLGMKPTNFLGIPEFFKSIYVWSGVWQEMGYASIIYIAALAGVDPSLYEAARIDGATRWKKIIHIDLPSLAPITIIMLILSLGSLMGVGFEKIYLMQNPLNSSSSEVISTYVYKVGLLGANFSFSSAVGLFNSVINLILLLSVNFAARKWSETSLW comes from the coding sequence ATGAATCGAAGCCTGCCATTTCGCCGAAGCCAGGCCGTAAAACTAAGCCGCAGCGGCCGCACGATGAATCGAATGAAGCGCCATTGGGAGCTGTATCTGCTCGTGTTTCTTCCAGTGCTCTATCTCATCATTTTCAAGTACGTACCGATGGCCGGTGTGCAGATCGCGTTTAAAGATTTCAACGTCGTCAAAGGCATCTGGGGCAGCCCTTGGGTGAGCTTCAAGCATTTCGGGACGTTCTTTCATTCGCCGAACTTCTGGCTGCTCATTCGGAACACGATCGGCATCAGCGTCTATTCGCTGCTGGCCGGCTTTCCCGTCCCGATCCTGCTGGCGCTCGCGCTGAACGAGGTGCGAACGGGACCTTTCAAACGCTCGGTGCAAATGATCACGTACGCGCCGCATTTTATTTCGACCGTCGTTATGGTGTCGATCATCATCCTCATCCTGACGCCTCATGTGGGCGTCGCCGACCGGCTGTTTTCGCTGCTCGGTATGAAGCCGACCAATTTTCTGGGCATCCCGGAGTTTTTCAAGTCGATCTATGTCTGGTCCGGCGTCTGGCAGGAGATGGGGTACGCCTCGATCATTTATATCGCCGCCCTGGCCGGCGTCGACCCCTCCCTCTACGAAGCGGCGCGTATCGACGGGGCGACCAGATGGAAGAAAATCATTCATATCGATCTCCCGTCGCTTGCTCCGATCACGATCATTATGCTGATTTTAAGCCTCGGCAGCCTGATGGGCGTCGGCTTCGAGAAAATTTATTTGATGCAAAATCCGCTTAATTCGAGCTCCTCCGAGGTCATCTCGACCTACGTGTACAAGGTCGGCCTGCTCGGCGCCAATTTCAGCTTCTCGTCCGCGGTCGGGCTGTTCAATTCGGTCATCAATTTGATCTTGCTGCTGTCGGTTAATTTTGCGGCGCGCAAATGGTCGGAAACGAGCTTATGGTGA